One stretch of Pedobacter riviphilus DNA includes these proteins:
- the thiS gene encoding sulfur carrier protein ThiS, with product MEVTINNQNYLLNEACSIEQMLTAVISTETNGLAIAVNQTIIPKSDWATHVLKPADQVILIKATQGG from the coding sequence ATGGAAGTAACTATAAACAATCAAAACTATCTGCTCAACGAGGCTTGTTCCATCGAACAGATGCTTACTGCTGTCATTTCAACGGAAACAAATGGCCTTGCCATTGCCGTAAACCAAACCATTATTCCCAAATCAGACTGGGCAACCCATGTATTAAAGCCAGCCGATCAGGTTATACTTATAAAAGCCACTCAAGGCGGATAA